A single window of Hyphomicrobiales bacterium DNA harbors:
- a CDS encoding Peptide/nickel transport system ATP-binding protein, whose translation MAKVLEVRDADVVFAAGHGIRKRALSNISLAVGGKRPTITAVVGESGSGKTTLIRLLLGFQQPTRGAVLYDGKPIATRDQALLAAFRREVQAIFQDPFDVFNPFYRIDHPLLTPLKLFGLVKSRDEAYAKIEKTLTSVGLKPSETLGKYPHQLSGGQRQRVMIARALLLDPAIILADEPVSMVDASLRSTILAILYEMNRDLGISLIYVTHDLTTAYQVADSIVVLHGGHVMEVGRAEDVIHRPAHPYTRALIEAVPSPDPDKPWNLDEQTASPERYLPADGAVGLYQIEPLRAIAAPLRAGEATTSAAAIQLAISADLDHAAPVEVPA comes from the coding sequence ATGGCGAAAGTCCTCGAAGTCCGCGATGCGGATGTCGTCTTTGCCGCCGGTCATGGTATCCGGAAACGGGCCTTGTCCAACATATCCCTGGCGGTCGGCGGCAAGCGCCCCACCATCACGGCGGTGGTCGGCGAGAGCGGGAGCGGCAAGACCACGCTCATCCGGTTGTTACTCGGTTTCCAGCAACCGACGCGAGGCGCGGTCCTCTATGATGGAAAGCCCATCGCGACACGGGATCAGGCCCTGCTCGCCGCCTTCCGGCGTGAGGTGCAGGCGATTTTCCAGGATCCCTTCGATGTCTTCAATCCGTTCTATCGGATCGATCATCCGCTCCTGACGCCGCTCAAGCTGTTCGGCCTCGTGAAATCGAGGGACGAGGCCTATGCGAAGATCGAAAAGACGCTCACGAGTGTCGGCCTGAAGCCGTCAGAGACGCTCGGCAAATATCCGCACCAGCTGTCCGGCGGCCAGCGCCAGCGTGTGATGATCGCGCGGGCGCTGCTGCTCGATCCCGCCATCATCCTGGCGGATGAGCCGGTGTCCATGGTCGATGCCTCCCTGCGCTCGACAATCCTGGCCATCCTCTACGAGATGAACCGCGATCTCGGCATCTCGCTGATCTATGTGACACACGATCTGACCACGGCCTATCAGGTCGCGGATTCGATCGTCGTGCTGCATGGCGGCCACGTCATGGAGGTGGGGCGCGCCGAGGATGTCATCCATCGCCCAGCGCATCCCTATACACGCGCGCTGATCGAGGCCGTGCCGTCGCCGGATCCGGACAAGCCGTGGAACCTCGATGAACAGACGGCCTCGCCCGAGCGTTACCTGCCGGCGGATGGCGCGGTGGGCCTCTATCAGATCGAGCCGCTCCGCGCGATTGCAGCCCCGCTGCGTGCGGGAGAAGCGACGACCTCGGCGGCTGCAATCCAGCTGGCCATCAGCGCCGATCTCGACCACGCCGCCCCGGTTGAGGTGCCGGCATGA
- the atoD gene encoding acetyl-CoA:acetoacetyl-CoA transferase subunit alpha yields the protein MRDKRYEDGSSALDDVLFDGMVIMAGGFGLCGIPEHLITAIARKGTKDLTFISNNCGVDDFGLGILLGKGQIKKMVSSYVGENKLFEKLYLSGELELEFNPQGTLAERIRAGGAGIPAFFTRTGVGTIVAEGKEVRQFNGEDYVMETGLTADLAIVKAWKGDAEGNLIYRKTARNFNPMMATAAKVTVAEVEELVPIGSLDPDNIHTPGIYVDRIVEGHHYEKRIERETTRPRPVAEAGAN from the coding sequence ATGCGGGATAAGCGTTACGAGGACGGATCGTCAGCATTGGACGACGTTCTGTTCGACGGGATGGTGATCATGGCGGGCGGCTTCGGCCTGTGCGGCATCCCCGAGCATCTGATCACGGCAATCGCGCGCAAGGGGACGAAGGACCTGACCTTCATCTCCAACAACTGCGGGGTGGATGATTTCGGGCTCGGCATCCTGCTCGGCAAGGGCCAGATCAAGAAGATGGTCTCATCCTATGTGGGTGAGAACAAGCTGTTCGAGAAGCTCTACCTGTCAGGTGAGCTTGAGCTCGAATTCAACCCCCAGGGGACCCTGGCGGAGCGCATCCGGGCAGGCGGGGCCGGCATTCCGGCGTTCTTCACTCGCACCGGCGTCGGCACGATCGTCGCCGAGGGCAAGGAAGTCCGCCAGTTCAACGGCGAGGACTATGTGATGGAGACCGGCCTGACCGCCGATCTCGCCATCGTCAAGGCCTGGAAGGGCGATGCCGAAGGCAACCTGATCTACCGGAAGACCGCGCGCAACTTCAATCCGATGATGGCGACGGCGGCGAAGGTGACGGTGGCCGAGGTGGAAGAGCTCGTGCCGATCGGCAGCCTCGACCCTGACAATATCCACACGCCCGGGATCTATGTCGATCGGATCGTCGAGGGGCATCATTACGAGAAGCGGATCGAGCGCGAAACGACGCGTCCGCGGCCGGTGGCAGAAGCGGGAGCGAACTGA
- a CDS encoding Malonyl-CoA/methylmalonyl-CoA synthetase translates to MTSHLFSGLMAKAPASDKPFIAVSGGRTITYGDLAKESARLAATLAGLGVQPGDRVAVQVEKSAEAIVLYLATVRAGAIFLPLNTAYTLAELDYFLGDAEPRLVVCDPAKYDGIKELAGRHGIAAVETLDGEGRGSLIDKATALPEAEAAAFVDVPRGADDLAAILYTSGTTGRSKGAMLSHDNLLSNALTLVDTWRFTDKDVLLHALPIFHTHGLFVATNTILAAGASMLFLPKFDADKVMALLPQATSMMGVPTFYTRLLQHEGLTRDATAHIRLFVSGSAPLLAETHRDWRERTGHAILERYGMTETNMNTSNPYDGDRIAGTVGYPLPGVALRVVDADTRRVVGPDGIGVIEVRGPNVFKGYWRNPEKTKEEFRVDGFFITGDLGKVDTAGYVHIVGRAKDLIISGGFNVYPKEIEEAIDDLPGVVESAVVGLPHPDFGEGVVAVVVADPKSPADPAAIGSALADRLAKFKQPKHIFIVNELPRNTMGKVQKNILRQRFADIFQKRGE, encoded by the coding sequence ATGACCTCGCATCTGTTCTCCGGACTAATGGCCAAAGCGCCGGCATCCGACAAGCCCTTCATCGCAGTGAGCGGCGGACGGACGATCACCTATGGTGACCTGGCGAAGGAGAGCGCGCGGCTGGCCGCGACGCTGGCCGGCCTCGGAGTTCAGCCGGGCGATCGCGTGGCGGTGCAAGTGGAGAAGAGCGCCGAGGCCATCGTGCTCTATCTCGCGACGGTGCGGGCCGGGGCCATCTTCCTGCCCCTCAATACCGCATACACACTTGCCGAACTCGACTATTTCCTCGGTGACGCCGAGCCGCGCCTCGTCGTGTGCGACCCGGCCAAATACGACGGGATCAAGGAGCTCGCCGGCCGGCACGGAATCGCGGCGGTGGAGACGCTGGACGGCGAGGGCAGGGGCAGTCTCATCGACAAGGCGACCGCCCTGCCGGAGGCCGAGGCCGCGGCCTTCGTCGACGTGCCCCGCGGCGCGGACGATCTCGCCGCCATCCTCTATACTTCGGGCACAACAGGGCGTTCCAAGGGCGCCATGCTCAGCCACGACAATCTCCTGTCGAACGCGCTGACGCTGGTCGACACCTGGCGTTTCACCGACAAGGACGTGCTGCTGCACGCGCTGCCGATCTTCCACACCCACGGCCTGTTCGTCGCCACCAACACCATCCTGGCGGCTGGCGCCTCCATGCTCTTCCTGCCCAAGTTCGATGCGGACAAGGTGATGGCGCTCTTGCCCCAGGCGACGAGCATGATGGGGGTGCCGACCTTCTACACCCGGCTTCTCCAGCATGAGGGGCTCACCCGCGATGCGACCGCCCATATCAGGCTGTTCGTCTCGGGCTCCGCGCCGCTCTTGGCGGAGACGCACCGGGACTGGCGCGAACGCACCGGCCACGCCATTCTCGAGCGCTACGGCATGACTGAGACCAACATGAACACGTCGAACCCGTATGACGGCGACCGCATCGCCGGCACGGTGGGTTACCCCTTGCCCGGAGTGGCACTGCGGGTGGTCGACGCCGATACGCGCCGTGTGGTGGGGCCTGACGGCATCGGCGTTATCGAGGTGAGGGGACCCAATGTTTTCAAGGGCTACTGGCGTAATCCTGAGAAAACGAAGGAGGAATTCCGCGTTGACGGCTTCTTTATCACCGGCGACCTCGGCAAGGTCGACACCGCCGGCTATGTCCATATCGTTGGACGCGCCAAGGACCTGATCATCTCCGGCGGCTTCAACGTGTACCCGAAGGAGATCGAGGAGGCGATCGATGACCTGCCGGGCGTGGTGGAAAGCGCCGTCGTCGGCCTGCCGCATCCGGATTTCGGCGAGGGTGTGGTCGCCGTCGTTGTCGCCGATCCGAAGAGCCCGGCCGATCCTGCTGCTATCGGTTCGGCGCTCGCTGATCGCCTCGCCAAGTTCAAGCAGCCGAAACACATCTTCATCGTGAACGAATTGCCACGCAACACCATGGGCAAGGTCCAGAAGAACATCCTGCGCCAGCGCTTCGCGGATATCTTCCAGAAGCGGGGCGAATAG
- a CDS encoding Aldose 1-epimerase produces the protein MSEVRLESEALFATLDTSGGVIWRLVAKTARGEVPLLRPPAEETPRLPRRSGCYPLLPFGNRIAGNRFTFEDEGYTFAPNTDWDPLVLHGDGWLNTWAVAEATPTRAVFRSTSREEGAFQYDAEQVFVVEGPALTVTMKIVNRAARAMPFGFGWHPYLPAHPDTTITTTASDYWEEGELSLPTRRAPLPADLDFTAPRGVPGRRINNGFEGWDGRAEITARSTGVTTLITATEELRRSFIFVPDPMEPPVHPVPFFAFEPVSHTANAHNLPGDGGLKRLAPGESLTGSMTIAWRAVS, from the coding sequence ATGAGTGAAGTGCGGCTTGAGAGCGAAGCATTGTTCGCGACACTCGATACGAGTGGTGGCGTCATCTGGAGGCTCGTGGCGAAGACTGCGCGCGGTGAGGTTCCCCTTCTGCGGCCGCCCGCCGAGGAGACGCCTCGCCTGCCGCGGCGGTCCGGTTGCTATCCGCTTCTGCCTTTTGGCAACCGGATCGCGGGCAACCGTTTCACTTTCGAAGATGAGGGTTACACGTTCGCCCCGAACACCGATTGGGATCCGCTCGTCCTGCATGGCGATGGCTGGCTCAATACGTGGGCCGTCGCGGAGGCAACGCCGACGCGCGCCGTCTTCCGCAGCACGAGCCGGGAGGAGGGCGCTTTCCAGTATGACGCCGAGCAGGTCTTTGTCGTCGAGGGCCCTGCATTGACGGTCACGATGAAGATCGTCAATCGCGCTGCCCGCGCCATGCCCTTCGGTTTTGGCTGGCACCCGTATTTGCCGGCCCATCCGGATACGACGATCACGACGACGGCGTCCGACTACTGGGAGGAGGGGGAGCTCTCACTCCCCACGCGGCGCGCGCCCCTGCCCGCAGACCTCGATTTCACCGCGCCGCGTGGTGTTCCCGGGCGACGGATCAACAACGGCTTCGAAGGTTGGGACGGCCGGGCGGAGATCACCGCGCGCAGCACTGGCGTGACCACGCTCATCACAGCCACTGAGGAATTGCGGCGCTCCTTTATCTTTGTACCGGATCCGATGGAGCCGCCGGTCCATCCGGTTCCGTTTTTCGCATTCGAGCCTGTGAGCCACACGGCCAACGCCCACAATCTTCCGGGAGACGGGGGCTTGAAGCGTCTGGCTCCGGGCGAGAGCCTGACAGGGTCGATGACGATTGCGTGGCGCGCGGTATCCTGA
- a CDS encoding L-fuconolactonase gives MIIDSHCHIWENWPYRPSSPYAAGRGRAGELVYEMDAHDVARAVIICARIGDNSDNVDHAYRVAAAHPGRFEVFPDIDCRWSADYHRPGAAGRLENALSRWSFKGFTHYLDEKDDGSWLTGGEGLAFFGIAAARRLILSLSVLPHQMPAVVQLAERYPDLPILIHHFAFLGPRTAAMVDGRDLVLAAASCPNIHIKYSGLGNVAAPDQDFPYTPLRWILSDVAAAFGPERVVWGSDFPVSRKHMTYTQCLSLLTRHGPFAPIGLPRVLGGNMARLLETAGVN, from the coding sequence ATGATCATCGACAGCCACTGCCATATCTGGGAGAACTGGCCCTATAGGCCGTCGAGCCCCTATGCGGCGGGGCGCGGCCGGGCCGGCGAACTCGTTTATGAGATGGATGCGCATGACGTCGCCCGCGCCGTGATCATCTGCGCGCGTATCGGCGATAATTCCGACAACGTCGACCATGCCTATCGCGTCGCCGCGGCTCATCCCGGGCGCTTCGAAGTCTTTCCCGACATCGATTGTCGTTGGTCGGCCGACTATCACAGGCCAGGCGCCGCAGGACGCCTGGAGAATGCCCTTTCACGCTGGAGTTTCAAGGGCTTCACCCACTATCTCGATGAAAAGGATGACGGGTCCTGGCTGACAGGCGGGGAGGGGCTCGCCTTTTTTGGCATAGCCGCCGCCCGGCGGCTCATTCTCAGCCTGTCGGTGCTACCCCACCAGATGCCCGCTGTCGTCCAACTCGCGGAGCGTTATCCCGATCTGCCGATTCTCATCCATCACTTCGCCTTTCTCGGCCCCCGGACGGCGGCGATGGTCGATGGGCGCGACCTTGTGCTCGCGGCGGCTTCTTGTCCGAACATCCACATCAAATATTCCGGGCTCGGCAATGTTGCCGCGCCCGACCAGGATTTTCCCTATACCCCGCTGCGATGGATCCTCTCGGATGTCGCCGCCGCCTTCGGACCAGAGAGGGTGGTGTGGGGCTCGGACTTTCCCGTGTCGCGCAAGCATATGACCTACACGCAATGCCTCTCGCTGCTGACGCGTCATGGCCCCTTTGCACCAATTGGCCTGCCGCGCGTGCTCGGCGGCAATATGGCGCGTCTGCTGGAGACCGCTGGCGTGAATTGA
- a CDS encoding NAD-dependent formate dehydrogenase gamma subunit encodes MSQPRHGEGRLAVKPRDLSGAQLDELLTIIARFEAVEGATLPILHAVQSAFGYVPQAAVPIVAEKLNRSRAEIHGVVTFYHDFRSEPAGQHVVKLCRAEACQSMGGNHIATVVEAGLGIGMGETTADGRVTLEPVYCLGLCAVAPAAMVDGRVVGRLDEAKAGALIAEVAP; translated from the coding sequence ATGTCTCAGCCGCGCCACGGGGAAGGCCGCCTTGCGGTCAAGCCGAGAGATTTGAGTGGCGCGCAGCTCGATGAGCTGCTGACGATCATCGCCCGTTTCGAGGCCGTCGAGGGGGCCACGCTTCCCATCCTTCACGCGGTGCAGTCCGCCTTCGGATATGTTCCCCAGGCGGCCGTGCCGATCGTGGCGGAAAAGCTCAACCGGTCACGCGCCGAGATCCATGGCGTGGTGACTTTCTACCATGATTTTCGCAGTGAGCCCGCCGGACAACATGTCGTCAAGCTTTGCCGTGCGGAGGCCTGCCAGTCCATGGGCGGAAACCATATTGCAACGGTGGTGGAGGCCGGCCTTGGCATCGGCATGGGAGAGACGACGGCAGATGGTCGGGTGACCCTTGAACCGGTCTACTGCCTGGGCCTGTGCGCCGTTGCGCCCGCCGCCATGGTCGACGGGCGGGTTGTCGGTCGCCTCGACGAGGCAAAGGCCGGCGCTCTGATCGCCGAGGTGGCGCCATGA
- the dppD gene encoding Dipeptide transport ATP-binding protein DppD, with amino-acid sequence MTVLDIRNLTVEYRTPRGPFHAVRNVSFSLEAGERFGLVGESGSGKSTTILALMRMLRGGMITAGQLLVNGKDLAKVPDTHYRDIRFAEMSLVPQGAMSSLNPVLRIGRQIGDIFSDHGVRHTLEERRRLIGDLLTRVGLAPDVQDRFPHELSGGMKQRVCIAMSIALKPSLILADEPTSALDVMVQKQVLATLGRVQKELGAAIVLIGHDMALMAHFVSRLGVMYRGELVETGPVREIFKNPQHPYTRMLIESLPSFDRLASFRATKRPVLQGGDA; translated from the coding sequence ATGACTGTGCTCGATATCCGCAATCTCACCGTCGAATACCGCACGCCGCGCGGCCCTTTCCATGCCGTGCGCAATGTGAGTTTCTCGCTGGAGGCGGGCGAGCGCTTCGGGCTCGTTGGCGAATCCGGTTCGGGGAAGTCGACGACCATTCTGGCGCTGATGCGTATGCTGCGCGGCGGCATGATCACCGCTGGCCAACTGCTCGTGAACGGCAAGGATCTCGCCAAGGTGCCAGATACCCACTACCGCGACATTCGCTTTGCAGAGATGTCGCTGGTGCCCCAGGGCGCGATGAGCTCCCTCAACCCGGTCCTGCGCATCGGCCGGCAGATTGGCGACATCTTCTCGGATCACGGCGTGCGTCATACCCTGGAGGAAAGGCGCCGCCTCATCGGGGATCTTTTGACACGCGTTGGGCTGGCTCCGGACGTGCAGGATCGCTTCCCGCATGAACTCTCGGGTGGCATGAAGCAGCGCGTGTGCATCGCCATGTCGATCGCCCTCAAGCCCAGCCTCATTCTCGCGGATGAGCCGACAAGCGCGCTCGACGTGATGGTGCAGAAACAGGTGCTCGCCACCCTCGGCCGCGTGCAGAAGGAGCTCGGCGCCGCGATCGTCCTCATCGGCCACGACATGGCACTCATGGCGCATTTCGTCAGCCGTCTTGGCGTGATGTATCGTGGTGAGCTGGTGGAGACCGGACCGGTGCGGGAGATCTTCAAAAATCCTCAGCATCCCTACACACGAATGCTGATCGAGTCGCTGCCATCATTCGATCGTCTCGCGAGCTTCCGCGCTACGAAGCGCCCGGTGCTGCAAGGCGGAGATGCATGA
- a CDS encoding Peptide/nickel transport system permease protein: MAVLSNGFAGLNRNLPLAFGLFILVLLCLAAVIGPFVADEALARVGATLPRQPPSAAHWLGTDSQGRDMVTVLMLAMPQTLKIGLVAGLISLSVGVALGLISGFAGGLADTVIRLASDVMMTIPGIAILVLVAANVREMTVAIMAVIVASLSWMVTTRTIRAQTLSLRERGYVQIARLNGASTARLVFVEILPNLLPFIAASFVIAVSNAMLATIGLEALGLGPQKELTLGTTIYWAQFYGAILRGMWWWWAPPILLISLIFIGLMLTSVGLDSFVNKRVANGS, encoded by the coding sequence ATGGCCGTTTTGTCCAACGGCTTCGCGGGCCTCAATCGCAATCTGCCGCTCGCCTTCGGATTGTTCATCCTCGTCCTGCTGTGCCTGGCCGCGGTGATCGGCCCCTTCGTGGCTGACGAGGCGCTGGCGCGGGTTGGTGCAACGCTGCCGCGACAGCCGCCGTCCGCCGCGCATTGGCTGGGCACGGATTCGCAGGGACGCGACATGGTGACGGTGCTGATGCTCGCCATGCCGCAGACGCTCAAGATCGGCCTTGTGGCTGGCCTTATCAGCCTCTCCGTCGGGGTGGCCCTTGGCCTGATCTCGGGCTTCGCGGGCGGTTTGGCCGACACGGTTATCCGCCTCGCCTCTGACGTGATGATGACGATTCCCGGCATTGCTATCCTGGTGCTCGTCGCGGCCAATGTGCGCGAGATGACGGTCGCCATCATGGCGGTCATCGTGGCCTCGCTTTCCTGGATGGTGACCACCCGGACCATTCGTGCGCAGACACTCTCGTTGCGCGAGCGGGGCTATGTCCAGATCGCGCGGCTGAACGGGGCTTCCACCGCACGGCTCGTCTTCGTGGAGATCCTGCCCAACCTCCTGCCCTTCATCGCGGCGAGTTTCGTGATCGCGGTGTCGAACGCCATGCTCGCGACGATCGGTCTCGAGGCGCTTGGCCTTGGTCCGCAGAAGGAGCTGACGCTCGGCACGACGATCTACTGGGCGCAGTTCTATGGTGCCATCCTGCGCGGCATGTGGTGGTGGTGGGCGCCGCCCATCCTCCTGATATCGCTGATTTTCATTGGCCTCATGCTGACCTCCGTCGGCCTCGACTCCTTCGTGAACAAGCGCGTGGCGAACGGCTCATGA
- a CDS encoding Methylated-DNA--(protein)-cysteine S-methyltransferase: MGQARHRYCIFETAGGFCGIAWNDTGITRFHLPSLSAEAAERGLLRRSADALPGEPPSRVVTVIAAARRYFEGQSVDFSDVTLDLGEQDQLFIAIYAATRTLRWGETTTYGALAKALGAGPETARDVGHAMAKNPVPLIIPCHRVLAAGGKVGGFSAPGGAASKIRMLALEGHDLTPPPPAQAAFGF, encoded by the coding sequence ATGGGCCAGGCTCGTCATCGCTATTGTATCTTCGAGACCGCTGGCGGCTTTTGCGGCATCGCATGGAACGACACTGGCATCACGCGCTTTCACCTGCCGAGCCTCTCGGCAGAGGCGGCGGAGCGTGGTCTTCTACGGCGCTCCGCCGACGCCTTGCCGGGTGAGCCTCCGTCTCGCGTGGTCACGGTAATCGCGGCTGCGCGGCGATACTTTGAAGGCCAATCAGTCGATTTTTCAGATGTCACCCTAGACCTTGGTGAGCAGGATCAGCTGTTCATCGCGATCTATGCGGCCACGCGCACACTGCGCTGGGGCGAGACCACAACCTATGGCGCACTCGCCAAGGCGCTTGGCGCGGGGCCTGAAACCGCGCGGGATGTTGGCCATGCCATGGCGAAGAACCCGGTGCCGCTGATCATTCCCTGTCATCGGGTGCTGGCGGCGGGTGGAAAGGTCGGCGGTTTCTCCGCCCCGGGCGGCGCGGCTTCCAAGATCCGCATGCTGGCGCTCGAAGGGCATGATCTCACGCCGCCTCCGCCCGCGCAGGCCGCCTTTGGTTTTTAG
- a CDS encoding Malonyl-CoA decarboxylase encodes MPTSFFNDLLQTLTNRGRTFLGLPPDPALAADPSALAEQLLSERGEASGVALAQALLDSYAAATPEKRLEFLRVLAERFGADRARLDRALEAFRATPNDDTIHGLHNAAEARRQELIRRLNLAPGGTAALVRMREDILEHVRDEPALRSVDSDFRHLFSSWFNRGFLVLRPIEWSSPAHILEKIIRYEAVHAISDWDDLRGRLEPTDRRCFAFFHPQLGDEPLIFVEVALTREIPGAITPLLAPKREPIRAEDATTAVFYSISNTQKGLAAISFGHFLIKQVVQDLKRDLPNLKTFVTLSPVPGFAGWLNHEREAEVSDVLDEGDKAVLAALDEPGWHEDKDKLAALRKVMLQAAAYYFLKAKSARGTPVDPVARFHLGNGARLEKLDFLGDSSPKGLKQSYGLMVNYLYALDDIEANHEAYARAGEIIAAPAIRKLLKADKPQRALATVTD; translated from the coding sequence ATGCCGACGTCGTTCTTCAACGACCTGTTGCAAACGTTGACCAACCGTGGTCGCACGTTCCTCGGCCTTCCGCCCGATCCAGCACTGGCAGCCGACCCGAGCGCGCTGGCCGAGCAACTGCTCTCCGAGCGCGGCGAGGCATCCGGCGTCGCACTGGCCCAGGCCCTGCTCGATAGCTATGCCGCCGCGACGCCAGAAAAGCGTCTCGAATTTCTACGCGTGCTGGCGGAGCGTTTCGGCGCAGATCGCGCCAGGCTCGACCGAGCCCTTGAGGCCTTCCGCGCCACCCCCAATGACGACACGATCCACGGGTTGCACAATGCGGCGGAGGCCCGGCGGCAGGAGCTCATCCGCCGGCTGAACCTTGCGCCCGGCGGCACGGCGGCGCTGGTCAGGATGCGAGAGGATATTCTGGAGCATGTGCGCGACGAGCCGGCCCTGCGCTCCGTCGACAGCGATTTCCGACATCTCTTCTCATCCTGGTTCAACCGCGGATTCCTGGTGCTGCGCCCGATCGAATGGAGCTCGCCGGCGCATATCCTCGAGAAAATCATCCGCTACGAGGCTGTTCATGCCATCAGCGACTGGGACGATCTGCGCGGACGCCTGGAACCGACGGACCGGCGCTGTTTCGCCTTCTTTCACCCCCAACTCGGCGACGAGCCGCTGATTTTCGTCGAGGTCGCGTTGACCCGTGAGATCCCCGGCGCGATTACCCCGCTCCTCGCCCCGAAGCGCGAGCCGATCCGCGCCGAAGATGCGACCACGGCGGTGTTCTACTCCATTTCAAACACCCAGAAGGGACTTGCCGCTATTTCCTTCGGGCATTTCCTGATCAAGCAGGTGGTTCAGGATTTGAAGCGGGACCTTCCTAATCTCAAGACCTTCGTGACCCTCTCGCCGGTGCCTGGCTTTGCCGGCTGGCTCAACCATGAACGCGAGGCGGAGGTCTCCGACGTGCTGGACGAGGGGGACAAGGCTGTGCTCGCCGCCCTCGACGAGCCGGGCTGGCACGAGGACAAGGACAAGCTGGCAGCCCTGCGCAAGGTGATGCTGCAGGCCGCCGCCTATTATTTCCTGAAGGCCAAGAGCGCGCGCGGGACGCCGGTCGACCCCGTCGCACGCTTCCACCTCGGCAATGGCGCGCGCCTGGAAAAGCTCGACTTCCTCGGCGATTCCTCGCCCAAGGGGCTGAAGCAGTCCTACGGGCTGATGGTGAACTACCTCTATGCCCTTGACGACATCGAAGCCAACCACGAAGCCTATGCGCGCGCCGGAGAGATCATCGCCGCGCCCGCCATTCGCAAGCTCCTCAAGGCAGACAAGCCACAACGAGCGCTGGCGACAGTGACGGACTGA
- the atoA gene encoding acetyl-CoA:acetoacetyl-CoA transferase subunit beta produces MAWSREDMAARAATELRDGFYVNLGIGIPTLVANCIAPGLTVTLQSENGLLGIGPFPYEGEADPDLINAGKQTVTEIPESSYFSSADSFAMVRGGHIDLSILGAMEVSERGDLANWMVPGKVVKGMGGAMDLVAGAKRIIVLMEHVDRAGTSKLVKECGLPLTGRQVVDVVITDLALFSFPARGETLQLTELAPGVTLDEVKAKTAAHFEVKL; encoded by the coding sequence ATGGCGTGGTCACGCGAGGACATGGCAGCGCGGGCGGCGACGGAGCTGCGCGACGGCTTTTATGTGAACCTTGGCATCGGTATTCCGACGCTGGTGGCGAATTGCATCGCGCCGGGCCTGACCGTGACGCTGCAAAGCGAGAACGGGCTGCTCGGCATCGGGCCGTTTCCTTATGAGGGTGAGGCCGATCCCGACCTCATCAATGCGGGCAAGCAGACGGTGACGGAGATCCCGGAGTCGTCTTATTTCTCGAGCGCCGATAGCTTCGCGATGGTGCGCGGGGGGCATATCGACCTGTCGATCCTCGGCGCGATGGAGGTGTCGGAGCGCGGCGACCTGGCGAACTGGATGGTGCCCGGCAAGGTCGTGAAGGGCATGGGCGGCGCGATGGACCTCGTCGCCGGCGCCAAGCGGATCATCGTGCTGATGGAGCATGTGGACAGAGCCGGCACGTCGAAGCTCGTGAAGGAATGCGGCCTGCCACTCACGGGCCGCCAGGTGGTCGATGTGGTCATCACCGACCTGGCTCTGTTCAGCTTCCCGGCGCGTGGGGAAACGCTGCAATTGACCGAACTCGCGCCTGGCGTCACCCTCGACGAGGTCAAGGCCAAGACGGCGGCGCATTTCGAGGTGAAGCTGTAG
- a CDS encoding hypothetical protein (Evidence 5 : Unknown function), whose protein sequence is MVPGARVWNRMFCSYRGSLALSIGTHLKQGIRILGKSGVRLDMGGPSSAGGRRGRGDP, encoded by the coding sequence TTGGTTCCGGGGGCGCGAGTTTGGAATCGAATGTTCTGTTCCTATCGCGGCAGCTTGGCCCTATCGATCGGCACTCACCTCAAGCAGGGCATCAGAATTCTGGGAAAAAGTGGGGTCCGCCTGGATATGGGTGGCCCATCGAGCGCAGGTGGTCGGCGAGGCAGAGGTGATCCATGA